The DNA window ATGTGTACTGGGATACAAGCCATTTCCCTATCTTCAATTTAGCAGATACTTGGATCTGTATTGGTGCCGCGATGTTAATCTTGGAAGCCATTATGGAAAGTAAAAATGACAAGGAATCATCAAATGACAGTTAACGTAGCAACAATTGGTAACGATAGCCAAGTACTAATGCATTTTACTATTACCTTAGCAGATGGCTCTGTTGCTGATAGTACTGAACTACAAGGTAAGCCTGCCAAGTTAGTGATTGGTGATGGTAGCTTAACGCCTAATTTTGAACGCTGTTTATTAGGTTTAACTGTCGGTGATAAAAACAAGTTTGAGCTGCAACCTGAAGATGCATTCGGACAGCCTAATCCAGATAATATTTATTATTTAGACCGCGCTAAATTTACCGAAGTAAAAGCGGAAGTCGGTTTGATTGTTGGCTTTACTCAGCCAGACGGTGCTGAATTACCAGGTATGATCCGTGATGTGATTGGTGACTCGGTAACTGTCGATTTTAATCATCCGTTAGCTGGACAAGTTGTAACGTTTAAAGTTGAAATTTTAGAAATTAATGTAGAATAAATAAGGTTTATGATGGAAATTTTACTCGCGAACCCTCGTGGCTTCTGTGCTGGTGTTGACCGTGCTATTAGTATTGTTGAACGTGCGCTTGAGCTGTTTGAAACCCCTGTTTATGTACGTCACGAAGTCGTGCATAACCGCTATGTGGTGGATGGCTTAAAAGAGAACGGTGCTATTTTTGTCGAAGAACTTGATGAAGTACCAGACGGTCGAGTGGTTATTTTTAGTGCGCATGGCGTATCTAAAGCGGTACAAGCCGAAGCTAAACGTCGTGACCTAAAAGTATTTGATGCAACTTGTCCGCTTGTGACAAAAGTACATATGGAAGTGACTCGTGCGAGTCGCCGTGGTATTGAATGTGTATTGATTGGTCATAAGGGTCACCCTGAAGTCGAAGGTACTATGGGTCAGTATGACAATGCTGATGGTGGTATGTATCTGGTTGAGTCGATTGCGGATGTTGCCGTTTTAGATGTTAAAGATGTGACAAACCTAACTTATAGCTCACAGACTACGTTATCGGTAGATGATTGCTCAGCTATTATTGACGCACTGCGTGAACGTTTCCCAGAAATTAGGGGACCACGTAAAGATGATATTTGTTACGCAACACAGAATCGTCAGGATGCGGTATCTAAACTAGCAAGCATGGTTGATATTATGTTTGTGGTTGGTTCTAAAAATTCATCAAACTCGAACCGTCTACGTGAAAAATCTGAAAACCTTGGTGTCCCGTCTTACCTTATTGATAATGCAGGTGATATTGACCCTGTATTATTGGAAGGTAAAGCTAAGATTGGTGTTACAGCAGGCGCGTCTGCACCTAAAGTGTTGATCGATCAGGTTGTTGAAAAGCTCCAAGAATACGGAGGTAAACTGGTGACTGAAGTCGAAGGGCGTCCAGAAAATACGATATTTGAAGTGCCAGCCGAATTACGTGTTAAGCAAGTAAATTAACTCGCGCTATTGATAGGCTCGTTTAGTCATCGACTCGACGAGCTTTATCCACTCATAAACTCTTTTTAACTAATATCTAATATCTCGCCTCTATACCCTATAATTTTATTTGAATACCTACTTGGTTTGCTACCGCATTGAATCATTGATTTAATTAATGCTGAGTCTCACAGAATAAAATGCGTCGTGTTTACATAAAATAAACATATGTGTAACATGGTGGTGTCTAAATTATTTAAGTGAGTTAGTTATGCAATCTAGAAAGGAATCTGGATTCAGTCTCATTGAAGTGATGATCTCATCATTCATCCTTGCCGTTGGCCTGTTGGGCATCGTGGCATTGCAAGGGATTGCGAAGAAATCATTAGCAGATACAGACAAGCAAATTGAAGCTTCATATCTTGCGCGTACGGCGTTGCAAGAGTTACGGGCGAATACTGCTTGGATTAACCCCTCTTCAAGTTCATCAGAGACTCAAAATGAAATACTCACCAGCATTCTTACCAATGTGGCAAGCTCTGCTAAGCGTAGTAATATGGACTTATGTCGTAATATCGGAGCTACCGTTACGGTTGCTGTTAGCTGGCAAGTTCAAGGAGTAGACGCTGCAGAAGCGAGTAAAAACTGTGGGACCCCAGTAACGAATCGTCGACAAGTAATGCTAACTAGCTTCATCAAGGGGGCTATATGAGAGCGAAGCAAGCGGGCTTTAATTTAGTTGAACTGATGATTGCGCTGGTTATTGGTTTGGTGCTTATGGTGTCTATCACAACGATGTTTGTGGATACCAAAGTCTCGGCTAATCGATCTTCAACCGTTTCCAATTTACAGCAACAGGCACAATTGGCCTTGCAAGTATTAGTGGAAGACGTACGAGCTATCGGTAGTTTTGCTGAATTTTCTGGCGGTGGACTTGCTGATATCCAAGTGCCTAAGAATATTGCCGCTGGTGATTGTAGTGTGGTGCCAGTCGGTGGTCCCGCGGCTGATGATAATTTACATTTTCCAGATAAAGCCAATTGGATCGTGAGGACGCCGATTGATGGAGTCATTAATGTTACTGTCGCTAATTGTTTTGAGAATGAAAACGATGAGAATGATGATGGTTATGCTCTTGCAGCAAACAGTGACGTATTGTCGATAGCACGTATTCGGGGAGTGATTACCCCTAATCCTCAAGCTAATCGTTATTATGTTGCGATTTCACCTATGCAAGCGCAGTTATTTACAGGTACAGCCCCTAGTATAGCTAACGCCGAAATATATCCTTACTTACATCACACCTATTTTGTCCAAGCGCATGATACAAATAGCCCCCGATTAAGCCGTTTTAGTCTTATTAACGGTGTATTTATTAATGATTTGGTTGTTAGCAATATAGAACAAATCCGAATTGATTTTGGTGTCGACACTAACGGTGATGGCCGACCTGAAAGTTACCTTGCAAGCAGTAATATTACCGACTTGATGTGGCGTACTAATCAGCTTATATCTGCGCGTATTTATGTATTAGCACGTGCTAAGAATAGAGATTTAACATTAAACAATGATGCCACGTTTAACGACAGGTTTAGTCCGTTTAATCCGCCTGATGATGATAATTATCGTCGTTTTTTATTATCAACAACGGTCGTGATAAAAAATAACATGATGGCGGTGACACAATGAAAAACCAGCGAGGCGTTACCTTATTTATTGTGATTATTATATTGGTTGTCATTACTTCATTGGCTGCTGCCGTGATAACCCAAACACGATTAGGACAACATTCGATAGGTTTGACGCAAGACAAATTAGCGAATGAGCAAGCGTTATTAGGCAGCGTTAGTGAAGTGATGAGTAACCCTAATTTAATTAACGATATTATGGCGTGGGGGGAGGGTGCTAGTTCCGCTTTAAGTACGAGCGGTACTTCGCATGTGACTCTAGAGCAGCGCGGAGAAGGTCATTGTAAGCGAAGTGAAAATGCTTCGAGTGTCAATTTAATTAACTGTCGATTTGTGAAAATGGATTTTACACAAAACGATGGCCCGCGAGTTAAAGGTCTAGCAATGACCGCTGGCGTAGAACAGCAATTTTTGGCAGTGAAAAATAAATAGGAATAGGCAATGAAAAGGATTTTCAAACCAGTCAGTATCGTCTTGTTAGCCATATTAAGTCTCAGCGTTATTGCTGATGAAAGTGAGATTTATCAAGCTGAATTAAAAAATAGAGAACCACAAGTTCTTATTATTCTCGATACATCTTCACACATGAAAGATAAGGTTGATTATCCTTACCCTCGCCGTTATGACCCACATATTGCTTACCCCCCGGTATCAGACACCTTGGGTGAAAAGTTGACAGATAACTTATTTGGTGATGAATTTTATTATTATTCTCAAACCTCAGATGCTGTTGGTTTAGATCATAGCTCCCTTATTGCTATTGCAAAAGAGGGGCTAGAAAATCCAGAAACGCCTTTAAATCCTGCATATATTAATTTTGTAAAAACGATCCCTCGTCTTGGTTCTAATGATAAATTTGAATCGTTAGAGATGAATTGCTTTATGGCACTCAAAGATTTAGAAGGTGAGTTAGGGGCTTTTCAGGACTTCTATCAACGTTGGCAGAAAAAGGGGGTTGAATGGGGTTGGTGGGGATTATTCTATATCCCTCAAACAAAATATAGCTGGCAAAAAATTGGTGAGAAAACTAATTTTATTGAAGAGTTAAAAAATATATTTAGAGAATTTGGCCCTCTGGGCAGAGCGGCGGCTAATCTGGTCCCGAATTTTGTATATAACTATGTTGATTGCAAGACTGATATCGAAACAACAGGTAAAGACGGTAAAAAAAATCCAGGTTATGAACATAATCAAATAATGCCACGACCTGAAGGTGGCTACATAGGTAAAGATACTGATGGGAATGATAAATATTCAGGTGATGGTGTAAATGATAACTATGCAGAAGACTTAAATAGACAAGGCTACCCAGTTGCAGGCTCAGAATCTATTTTGGATTTAAGTAATCTTGATAATGGAACCTGGGATTCAATTTGGCATGCTGGTTATGGTAGCACGCCTCATTCGATCACGGAGTCTGAAAATAAAGCGTATGTCTACTCTGAAAATTTAGTTAAATGGGCAGAACTGGCTAAAAATGGCAGTGTGGTTGATGGTAATTTTAAGCTGTCCAACTTACAAATAGCAAAGAAAGTCATTCTTGATTTGATGTTGGATACAAGGGATATAAAAACAGGCCTGGAAGTTTTTAATTCAAATGAAGGTTATAAACTTTGGTCTAAAATCGCGAATAATCATGGTGGACGGATTTTATCTGGTATTAAAACCTATGACACTAATTCTGCTCGTGTGCTTAAAAATAAAGTCGGCGATATTATTACGACAAGGAGAAATCGGGCTGGTCTCTGCGAAAGTTTATACGAAGGGTATTTATATCTTTATGGTAAACAGATCAAATATGGAGATAAATTCTCTCTGTTGTCTAAACCTAATCGAGATCGAAGCGTTGAAGAGGATGACAATGACAGCAGTAACAACTCCGAGGATAATGATGATAATGATGACCGTAAATATATCAACCCATTAATGGAATGGAGTCAAACTTGTCAAACAGAGGCATATATCATTATTGTTTCGCCTGGTTACCATGATGTTACAGATAGTCCCTTTAACTTTTTAAAATGTAAAAGTATTATTAATGCACATGATCACGATGATGACGCAAATTCAGAAATTAAAAGCTTACCGAATGCCGACGTAAGCAAAGCTGTCGATATGGCTGATACTGATTGTAAGAAAAACTATATGCCAGTTTTGTCGCACTGGCTCGCGACGAATGATATGAACCCTAGTACGCCCGATGTAACCGAACGTATTATTACTTATACTGTGGGTATTGGTACTGTGGATGAGAATGATAATACTAGGATTCCGGCAGCGAATGAAAACTTACTCGATAAGACTGCTGAAAATGGAGGGGGGAAATACTATCGTGCATCCGATGCTAACGCACTAAGAACTCAGTTATTAAATGCTTTTAATGATATAAGAGCAAGACAAAATAGTACTGCAAGTAATGTAGGCACTTCTATAGATTCAAGTTACGCGACTCAAAATAGCGGTAATGTTTATTATTCTATGTTTGAAGCCAATGTCACAAGTCGTTGGATGGGTAATCTGAAGAAGTTTAAGATTACGGATGCTGGTATTTTAAGTGCTTGGAGCAAATCTGCAACATCTACAGCGGATCCAGTCTTCAAGGCTGCATTAGCCTCTACGGCTTCAGGTGCGAGTTCGACTACGTATTTTAAGGATTCTGTTTATAGTGGCTGGAGTACAAGCGATAAAACTAACTCGATTAAGGCGGGTGGTGTGGTTGAAGCTTATTCATTACGTTCACCGGTGTCGGGCGCCAGTGCTACATTTAACCCTCGTGAAATCTACTTTAACAATGATGATTTGGCCGAGCCTCTAGTCGATTTAAATGTAGCTAATTTAAAAACCGCTTATGGTTTTTCAGCTGGTCAGGATAGAGAGCTCGCAATTGAATTAGGTATTGAAGTTGATGCTAATGATTCGGATGAGGAAATTAGTCAGCATGTTGTTGAAAATATTAATTGGTTGTTAGGGATTGATGCGACAGGGCAAGAGTATCGAAAGGATATTTTTGGAGACCCGATGCATTCTTCTCCCCTGGTTATCCAGTTTGGGGATTCCACTCATCCGATGAACCCACAAATATTTATCGGTACTAATGCTGGGTTCTTCCATGCATTTGAAGACAAAGGACGAGCAGTAGAAGAGAAGTGGGCTTTTATTCCTAAGAATAAATTAAAGTACGCACTTTCATTACGCGGTAGTGGTGTATTGGCCGCAGGTGTTCAACGTGAATATGGAATTGATGGTTCTGCTGTTGATATTAAATATTCTGACTCGACACAAGTAAAGCATCTCGTTACATTTGGGATGCGTAGAGGTGGCAGTGCTTATTACACGATAGATCTTGGTGTTGGTACCGAAGCACCATCATTGAAATGGAGTGTGGATAGTACAACGAATAAATCCAATCAAAATTATACGGAATTAGGACAGACGTGGTCTAAACCGGTCGTGACAAAAGTATTTCAAAGCAGCAGTGAAAGTGATAACAGTAAACCGGTACTGATATTTTCTGGAGGTTATGATCCGAGAAAAGATACATGTGCGACTGATTGCTCTGGTCAAGATACAAAAGGACGGGCGATTTATGTGGTTGATGCGTTAACTGGGGATATCATTAAAGCTTTTGAAAATGGCACCAGTAGCCATAGCTTTGAAGATGGCATTGCTAGTCAAGTCGCTGTACTTGATAGTGATGGTGATGGTTATACTGATCGAATTTATGCCGGAGATACTGGTGGCAATATTTACAGGGTCGATATGCCCGCTGTATTGACTTTATCTGGTTCATCTGTTGATACAGGTAAATGGAAAGTCAGAAAGCTCGCGAGTTTAGGTGGTAATAGTGAAGGTAATGATCGTCGTTTCTTTAATGCACCTTCAATTGTGAGAGCAAAGGATGGTAGCAAATTATACGATGGTATATTAATTGGGAGTGGCGATATTACGCGACCGAATTCGGATACAGAGGTTAGAAATTATTTTTATAATATTAAAGATGACTCTCTTTATCCTACGGTTTGGGGAAATGGTACGGGCGATTCACCTTTGATTGCCAGCGATTTAGCCACAATATTATATTCACCAGTGCTTGATCCAAACAATGAAGATGTGACACCTGCATCTATACCAACTGATATTGAAAATAATATTAACGGGTGGCAATTTGAGCTGAATGAAGACGATGCCGCTGATGGCACGTATGGCGGTGAAAAATCACTCGGTAATGCTGTTGTTATCAATGGCGTGGTACATTTTAATACCTACACCCCTTTTACTAACGATTATATTGTTACAGCTCAGCAATGCGTCTTTAATCAATCAGGAAATAGTCACTATTATCAGGCTAATATGAATACGGGTAAAATCAAGTTTTATCGCCGTTTAGCCAATGTAGTAGCGAAAGATCTTTCTGTTCATGCTCGCATTTATAATGGTAAGTCCATATTGCGTATACTCGGTGCAGGTAAGGGCGATAGTACGACTGTAGATGGTGCACCAACGTTAACAGGGCTGATCGACACCGCTGTCACGCTAACTCCTAAATGGACCTACCGTTACTTCAATGAGGCGGTGCAGTAATGATAACTATAATGACAACGAAACAAACAGGTTTTACCCTGGTTGAATTGATGATCGTCATCGCTATTATCGGCATTTTAGCGGGTATTGGTTACCCTTCTTACAGTGCTTATATTATGAATAACAATCGTAATGATGCAAAAACGGCATTGTATAAAGCGCAGTTATTACAAGAGCAGTTTTATTTAGATAATAGACAGTATGCAACCTCATTAGCCAGTGGCGCGGCGAATACTTTATCGGACTCTGGCTGGAATGATGACAGTGACTATTACACCTTTGCACTTGGCGTGAGTAGTACTGTAAACAACTATACGATAATTGCGACTGTCGAAGCTGGCAGTACGCAGGCTAATGATACAAATTGCGCCTCTTTTACCATTGATAACCTTGGTTCAACGGCGTCGATGAATAGTGAAAATGAAGCAACAGCAGATTGCTGGTGATTTTTATAAAAAAGAAATTTAGCGATTTCATCGATTTAATTACTCGTCTGATTGGCAATTCGAGTTTGCTTCGGTATGCTAATAGTTATATTTAGGGGCTAACAGGGACTGAACATGAAAAAAATTGAAGCGATTATTAAACCGTTTAAACTTGATGATGTACGTGAAGCGCTTGCAGAAATTGGCATTACAGGTATGACTGTATCTGAAGTGAAAGGTTTTGGCCGTCAAAAAGGTCATACCGAGCTTTATCGTGGTGCTGAATACATGGTTGATTTTCTACCTAAAGTAAAACTCGATCTTATTGTGCAAGACGATGATGTTGATGCATGCATCGACTCTATCGTTGAAACTGCGCATACAGGTAAAATCGGTGACGGTAAGATTTTTGTTACCGCAGTAGAACGTGTGATCCGTATTCGTACTGGTGAAGAAAACGAAGAAGCAATTTGATAACTATCAGTGAGATGAGTCGCTGATAATTGAATGATTTTACAAAAACACTGAGCATTTATGTTCGGTGTTTTTTTTTAGCTCCTAAATCTAAGCTGATTCGAACGATTAACACACACAAAATCACGGCTCAAGGGCTTCTCTGAGTTAGCATTTTGACGCGGTTTGCGTATAATCACCTCATTAACAGATCCGTTTTCATTATTTAATTTAAACAATCGCTCATAATTAAAGCACCCAGGACGATTCCATGACAATGTCTACAGCTGAGATCCGCAACGCGTTTCTTGATTATTTTGCCAGTAAAGGGCACAACAAAGGTACAAGTAGCTCACTTGTACCTGCTAATGATCCAACTTTGTTATTTACAAATGCGGGCATGAACCAATTTAAAGACGTATTCCTAGGTGCAGAACAACGTTCATATACACGTGCCACAACGTCTCAACGCTGTGTACGTGCTGGTGGTAAACACAACGACTTAGATAACGTAGGTTATACTGCGCGTCACCATACATTCTTTGAAATGCTAGGTAATTTCAGCTTTGGTGATTACTTCAAAGAAGATGCGATCTTATTTGCATGGGAATTCTTAACCGTTGTTTTGAAACTACCAAAAGAAAAACTGTTGGTTACCGTTTATGAAAGTGATGATGAAGCATTTTCATTCTGGGCGAACAAAATAGGCGTGCCTGAAGATAAAATCATTCGTATCGGTGACAAATCACCAGAGAAGAAATTTGAATCAGATAATTTCTGGTCGATGGGTGACACCGGTCCCTGTGGACCATGTTCTGAAATCTTCTACGACCATGGCGAAGATATTTGGGGTGGCGTTCCGGGCTCACCAGAAGAAGACGGTGACCGTTTTATTGAGATCTGGAACCTGGTATTCATGCAGTTTAACCGTCAAGCTGACGGCACAATGGAAGAATTACCAAAGCCATCTGTTGATACAGGTATGGGGCTTGAACGTATTTCTGCAATTATGCAAAATGTACATTCAAACTACGAAATCGATATCTTCCAAAGCTTAATCAAGCATGTTGCTGAGCTTATTGGTACAACAGATTTAGAAAACAAATCATTACGTGTAATTGCCGATCACATTCGTGCATGTAGTTTCCTGATCTCTGACGGTGTGATGCCATCAAATGAAGGTCGTGGTTATGTACTACGTCGAATCATTCGTCGTGCCGTTCGTCACGGTAATAAACTTGGCGCTAAAGGTCCATTCTTCAACAAACTTGTTGCGAAAATGGTCGAACTCATGGGTGATATTTCTGAAGATTTAGTAAAACAACAAGCCATTGTTGAGAAAATCTTACTTATCGAAGAAGAGCAGTTTGGTAAAACTCTTGAACGTGGTCTGAACATTTTAGACAATGAACTGTCGCAATTAGACGGTAAAGTTGTTCCTGGTGATGTGGTATTCAAACTTTACGATACCTATGGTTTCCCATCTGATTTAACGGCTGATATTGCGCGTGAACGTGAGCTGACGATTGATGAAGATGGCTTTAAAGTAGCAATGGAAGAGCAGCGTAATCGTGCTCGTCAAGGTTCTAACTTCGGCACTGATTACAACGAAATGCTAAAAGTTGATGTTACAACTGAATTTTTGGGTTATCAAACGTTGACATCTGATGCGCAAATTGTTGCACTAATTAAAGATAATACTGAAGTTGAGCTCTTAAATGACGGCCAAGAAGGTGCGATTGTTTTAGACAAAACACCATTCTACGCAGAAGCGGGTGGCCAATCTGGTGACCAAGGTGTGATCAAAATTGGTGATACTGTATTTACGGTAACAGATACCAAGAAAGCGGGTAATGCAACGGTTCATTTCGGTTCAGTTTCAGGTGTTATCGAAGTAAATACCCAAGTTATTGCCGACGTTGATGTTAACCGTCGTAAAGCTATTGGCCTTAATCACTCAGTGACTCAC is part of the Moritella viscosa genome and encodes:
- the fkpB gene encoding FkbP-type 16 kDa peptidyl-prolyl cis-trans isomerase produces the protein MTVNVATIGNDSQVLMHFTITLADGSVADSTELQGKPAKLVIGDGSLTPNFERCLLGLTVGDKNKFELQPEDAFGQPNPDNIYYLDRAKFTEVKAEVGLIVGFTQPDGAELPGMIRDVIGDSVTVDFNHPLAGQVVTFKVEILEINVE
- the ispH gene encoding 4-hydroxy-3-methylbut-2-enyl diphosphate reductase — protein: MEILLANPRGFCAGVDRAISIVERALELFETPVYVRHEVVHNRYVVDGLKENGAIFVEELDEVPDGRVVIFSAHGVSKAVQAEAKRRDLKVFDATCPLVTKVHMEVTRASRRGIECVLIGHKGHPEVEGTMGQYDNADGGMYLVESIADVAVLDVKDVTNLTYSSQTTLSVDDCSAIIDALRERFPEIRGPRKDDICYATQNRQDAVSKLASMVDIMFVVGSKNSSNSNRLREKSENLGVPSYLIDNAGDIDPVLLEGKAKIGVTAGASAPKVLIDQVVEKLQEYGGKLVTEVEGRPENTIFEVPAELRVKQVN
- a CDS encoding putative type IV assembly protein, translating into MQSRKESGFSLIEVMISSFILAVGLLGIVALQGIAKKSLADTDKQIEASYLARTALQELRANTAWINPSSSSSETQNEILTSILTNVASSAKRSNMDLCRNIGATVTVAVSWQVQGVDAAEASKNCGTPVTNRRQVMLTSFIKGAI
- a CDS encoding putative type IV assembly protein is translated as MRAKQAGFNLVELMIALVIGLVLMVSITTMFVDTKVSANRSSTVSNLQQQAQLALQVLVEDVRAIGSFAEFSGGGLADIQVPKNIAAGDCSVVPVGGPAADDNLHFPDKANWIVRTPIDGVINVTVANCFENENDENDDGYALAANSDVLSIARIRGVITPNPQANRYYVAISPMQAQLFTGTAPSIANAEIYPYLHHTYFVQAHDTNSPRLSRFSLINGVFINDLVVSNIEQIRIDFGVDTNGDGRPESYLASSNITDLMWRTNQLISARIYVLARAKNRDLTLNNDATFNDRFSPFNPPDDDNYRRFLLSTTVVIKNNMMAVTQ
- a CDS encoding putative type IV assembly protein, translated to MKNQRGVTLFIVIIILVVITSLAAAVITQTRLGQHSIGLTQDKLANEQALLGSVSEVMSNPNLINDIMAWGEGASSALSTSGTSHVTLEQRGEGHCKRSENASSVNLINCRFVKMDFTQNDGPRVKGLAMTAGVEQQFLAVKNK
- a CDS encoding putative type IV assembly protein; the protein is MKRIFKPVSIVLLAILSLSVIADESEIYQAELKNREPQVLIILDTSSHMKDKVDYPYPRRYDPHIAYPPVSDTLGEKLTDNLFGDEFYYYSQTSDAVGLDHSSLIAIAKEGLENPETPLNPAYINFVKTIPRLGSNDKFESLEMNCFMALKDLEGELGAFQDFYQRWQKKGVEWGWWGLFYIPQTKYSWQKIGEKTNFIEELKNIFREFGPLGRAAANLVPNFVYNYVDCKTDIETTGKDGKKNPGYEHNQIMPRPEGGYIGKDTDGNDKYSGDGVNDNYAEDLNRQGYPVAGSESILDLSNLDNGTWDSIWHAGYGSTPHSITESENKAYVYSENLVKWAELAKNGSVVDGNFKLSNLQIAKKVILDLMLDTRDIKTGLEVFNSNEGYKLWSKIANNHGGRILSGIKTYDTNSARVLKNKVGDIITTRRNRAGLCESLYEGYLYLYGKQIKYGDKFSLLSKPNRDRSVEEDDNDSSNNSEDNDDNDDRKYINPLMEWSQTCQTEAYIIIVSPGYHDVTDSPFNFLKCKSIINAHDHDDDANSEIKSLPNADVSKAVDMADTDCKKNYMPVLSHWLATNDMNPSTPDVTERIITYTVGIGTVDENDNTRIPAANENLLDKTAENGGGKYYRASDANALRTQLLNAFNDIRARQNSTASNVGTSIDSSYATQNSGNVYYSMFEANVTSRWMGNLKKFKITDAGILSAWSKSATSTADPVFKAALASTASGASSTTYFKDSVYSGWSTSDKTNSIKAGGVVEAYSLRSPVSGASATFNPREIYFNNDDLAEPLVDLNVANLKTAYGFSAGQDRELAIELGIEVDANDSDEEISQHVVENINWLLGIDATGQEYRKDIFGDPMHSSPLVIQFGDSTHPMNPQIFIGTNAGFFHAFEDKGRAVEEKWAFIPKNKLKYALSLRGSGVLAAGVQREYGIDGSAVDIKYSDSTQVKHLVTFGMRRGGSAYYTIDLGVGTEAPSLKWSVDSTTNKSNQNYTELGQTWSKPVVTKVFQSSSESDNSKPVLIFSGGYDPRKDTCATDCSGQDTKGRAIYVVDALTGDIIKAFENGTSSHSFEDGIASQVAVLDSDGDGYTDRIYAGDTGGNIYRVDMPAVLTLSGSSVDTGKWKVRKLASLGGNSEGNDRRFFNAPSIVRAKDGSKLYDGILIGSGDITRPNSDTEVRNYFYNIKDDSLYPTVWGNGTGDSPLIASDLATILYSPVLDPNNEDVTPASIPTDIENNINGWQFELNEDDAADGTYGGEKSLGNAVVINGVVHFNTYTPFTNDYIVTAQQCVFNQSGNSHYYQANMNTGKIKFYRRLANVVAKDLSVHARIYNGKSILRILGAGKGDSTTVDGAPTLTGLIDTAVTLTPKWTYRYFNEAVQ
- a CDS encoding putative type IV assembly protein; amino-acid sequence: MITIMTTKQTGFTLVELMIVIAIIGILAGIGYPSYSAYIMNNNRNDAKTALYKAQLLQEQFYLDNRQYATSLASGAANTLSDSGWNDDSDYYTFALGVSSTVNNYTIIATVEAGSTQANDTNCASFTIDNLGSTASMNSENEATADCW
- the glnB gene encoding nitrogen regulatory protein P-II; translation: MKKIEAIIKPFKLDDVREALAEIGITGMTVSEVKGFGRQKGHTELYRGAEYMVDFLPKVKLDLIVQDDDVDACIDSIVETAHTGKIGDGKIFVTAVERVIRIRTGEENEEAI
- the alaS gene encoding alanyl-tRNA synthetase — protein: MTMSTAEIRNAFLDYFASKGHNKGTSSSLVPANDPTLLFTNAGMNQFKDVFLGAEQRSYTRATTSQRCVRAGGKHNDLDNVGYTARHHTFFEMLGNFSFGDYFKEDAILFAWEFLTVVLKLPKEKLLVTVYESDDEAFSFWANKIGVPEDKIIRIGDKSPEKKFESDNFWSMGDTGPCGPCSEIFYDHGEDIWGGVPGSPEEDGDRFIEIWNLVFMQFNRQADGTMEELPKPSVDTGMGLERISAIMQNVHSNYEIDIFQSLIKHVAELIGTTDLENKSLRVIADHIRACSFLISDGVMPSNEGRGYVLRRIIRRAVRHGNKLGAKGPFFNKLVAKMVELMGDISEDLVKQQAIVEKILLIEEEQFGKTLERGLNILDNELSQLDGKVVPGDVVFKLYDTYGFPSDLTADIARERELTIDEDGFKVAMEEQRNRARQGSNFGTDYNEMLKVDVTTEFLGYQTLTSDAQIVALIKDNTEVELLNDGQEGAIVLDKTPFYAEAGGQSGDQGVIKIGDTVFTVTDTKKAGNATVHFGSVSGVIEVNTQVIADVDVNRRKAIGLNHSVTHLAHAALRKVVGENVQQKGSLVLPERLRFDFSHFEGVTSAQLLEVERLVNAQIRANHEVVTEVMDIDAAREAGAMALFGEKYDDEVRVVRMGDFSIELCGGTHVKRTGDIGFFKILSESGIAAGVRRVEAVTGDSALAYVHDLVAKMQETAGLVKADQNTVVAKVSQVLDRNRSLEKEVEKLNVQVASAANANLIDQVQVINGVKVLVANLKGADPKSLRSSMDELKNKLQSGIIVLGIPGEGKVNLITGVTKDLIGKVKAGELVSYLAVQVGGKGGGRPDMAQAGGSNPEALPAALESVTPWLTEKL